tgtggaagtctctatttttagtgattcaccatttatcattatatttttatcaattttctttacatttggtaagaaaaattcgacacactttgttttttttgcatttaaaagtaagttgttaactgtaaaccagtgcgacacatgcaacataacacggtttacttcgtcagagttatctttactcctatcagtcttaaaaattagagatgtatcatctgcaaacaaaaCAGTGTCGCATGTTctactgacatggtacggtagatcatttatatacactaaaaatagaaaaggacccaaaatcgagccttgtgggacacctattgaggtatttgaatcctgagactttgcatcatttatgcaaactctttgggttctaatgctgagataagaggcaaccaaatttagtgctacgttttggataccatagtggcttagcttaagaagcaaggttttatgatcaacacaatcgaaagctttagatagatcacaaaaaacacccatggcgttctgtgaacattcccaggcatcataaacatgttttataagtttagcgcctgtgTCCGTTGTGCTACAACCTTTagtaaagccatactgctcagggtgtagacggttatttacattaaaatgatataaaagttgatttaataaaatgatttgtttaatatgtaataaataattcagttATCAGTGATTTGATGCAGTGGCtcagtaattattttcttattctttAGAATTCAGCATAAGCTGAGTGTTACTGACACATGaacaaataagatataattttgtattaataaaaaatattaatagtaaaaaatgaTCCTTACTGACAAGTAAGAAtcattttttactattaatattttaatatttatttgatacacAGGTTCCAAAATGCAAGAAGAGCATAGAAAGGCTATACAGAGCAATTTTACTTCTCTTGTGGAACAAACAGATTTGGACCTGATGGTGTCTTCTTTGTATGAAAAAGGAGTATTTTCTGAACAAATGATAGAGCCATATAAGGTGAGTTCTAATTGACTGTCccgtttaaaatttttttgcaGCCACCACTGGCAAGTTATGTGTTATATAAAACTTCTTATGAAGATAGTATTACTCTGATGGAAGTTATATGATACACTACACTAGATGGTTTTAAGGTCCATTTTCTTCACTGGGTAGTTTTCCCAAGTAAGGGTGCTAGTTGTACATCTCTTGTTGGTCTGGCATGTTCATGCACTTAAGATTTGTTAGTGAATAGGAATAGGTCATCTCCATTCATGCTCTGTACAGGAGCTATCTTTAGCACTAGTTAgagaaacatgaatgtttaatGATCAGTATCTTCTTATTACTCTTTATAGTGGAGTAAATTAGGCATTGGGAAATGCTACCTTTatagagtcaaagtcaaaaatatctttatactgATATGTGTCTAGGCCAGGGCGAACCCATTTGTTCTACacgataatataaaaatgagtaTTAAATAGTGTCGATAAACCTAGCAGGAAGGAAATCAATACAAccttttaacaataattgtatGTCAGATCAGCTGAACGACGAATTTTGTAATGATGAGTCATCTCCATAGATGAACTAATTCagataatatatacatataccgaCACAACAACTCCAAAAAGATTCGAAGTTTAAATCTACTGAATCTGAGATAAGCTTCAATGAAACGCTAGTCAACTATTTGCTTTTAGTAAGCAAGCATGTTTCAAAGCTGTACTTATACTATATGCCTGAGTTGTTAAGGTCTGTTATTTAAGTTGATTCAAATGTTTGCAGGACACAAGCAAAGAAGTGCGGAACCGAAAGCGGCAGCTGTACTTGGACGTGATGCGGCGCGGCCCCGAGGCCTTCGGGCACCTGCTGGACTCGCTGTCGGAGGCTGGCTACTGGGACCTGGTGCGGGAGCTCGACCCCGACAGCTCGCTGCACGTGCGCCCGCCGCGCCACCCCGTGCCCAGCACTAGTAAATACCACCCTACGCTGCTGCAATGTGTAACATTCATTTGAATTATCGCATTGTAATATGAACCTTTGAAAGTAGACGAAACTGCTTTTGTATTCAAGACTGGTAAAGGCGATGATccttaattttcaatttcatttgGGGCAGGAAGAGCGTTGCTTATTTGGCTAACCACGAGGCCCGCGCTAGCCGGAGATGTAAGGGTTCAAATCCGGCCaggttttatcaaaatatttatttaattattacaataagaaTAATTGGAGGAAATAGGTGTTAAATATAACCCCGAAGTGTAGAGGAAACAACGAAAAGTCAAATTAAGCAATagaattattactataagaattgatgataaaaaaattaaatataaattttccggGAAATAAATTCACTAttctactattttttataaaattattcgttTTATTTACAGGTAAAATCTCAAATGAGAGCAACTTTGTTAGTCTAAGCACAGAGAAGAAAAAGTCAAAAACAGGAGTTGAATTGAATAAAAGTGGGTAAACTAAGTGGGTGACCTTGAAAAtgttactttagtatattaatcACTTAATGCTTTATACAACAAGTTTGTTTTTTCAGATAACTTGGAATGTTTCCCTCCGAAAGATCCTCTATATCCTTCTGGCGAGGCTCCTGGGCAAGATATGCCAGATCCCTCGAGAATACCACAGTTCCATGTTGTGAAATCCACCAAATTTACAGAGGATGATGGTGATGGTAAATATAAAACAGACCTAGTAAGCTATAactattacataataaataaagctcaaattttagtttttttatgggGTGTGTAATGAAGCTGTAATGTGATATGAAGTGGTCCACTTTTTGTTCAAAAATATTGAAAGTTAAATGTTCAATGATAGATGATATCTATGATAGAGCACTATCATAGATATCATCTATCATTGAAACGAGATCTTTTTATGTTATAGCCTCTATGTCATATAACATAAAGATCTCAAAGAGAAGAAGTTTCAATGCGTTAATTTAAACAGACTCGATTTGGTGTGTGAAGGACAACTACTTCACTTACTTGTATTCATGAACAGCTACATATTCAGGACTCTAGTTTTATCGTGCCTGTCCGTCGCCTTGTCCGCAGACATCAAGCTGTACCGCACGCGCGGCCGCAACCGCGGCTTCCTCGTGGTGTTCAGCTACATCGAGTTTCCCAACAACATGGAGCCCTACCGCCACGGCGTGGACGTGGACTGCAAGAACCTCAAGTACCTGTTCAACGAGCTCGGCTTCAAGGTGCTCTCCTACCAGGATCTCACTCGGAGCGTGAGTTActtgcacactagtttatgtgtACACAATTAACTTAGACTGAATTTTATGCACCAGCTAAAGATTTAACGCTTCGATTGACCAGGAAACCCTGGACACCCTGAAGTTCCTCAAGCGGGTGATCGTGGACACGGAGTGCGTGTTCGTGGTGGTGTCGTCGCACGGCTACGAGCTCACGGGCAGCTCGGACAACGACATCCGCTGCCACGACGGGAAGCTCATCCGCATCTCGGAGATCGTGGACCACTTCAACAACAAGAACTTCCCGGCGCTGCGCGACATCCCCAAGGTGTTCATCTTCCAGCTGTGCCGCGGCTCCGACGAGGACTACCTGCCGCGCCGCGCCGTGGCCGACGGCACGGCGCGGCCCGAGCGCGCGCGCCTGGCGCCGCCGCCCGAGCCCGCGCGCGCGCGCGTGTACTCCGACATCCTCATCGCGCACTCCACGCTGCCGGGCCGCGTGTCGTACCGCGACGGCGCGGCGGGCTCGTGGTACATCCAGACGCTGTGCGGCGTGTTCGCGGCGCGCGCGCACGACTGCCACGTCGAGAAGCTGTTCACGCTCGTCGACATGCAGCTGCACGCGCTGTTCCACATCCAGACCTCGTCCGTGGACCGCTGGGGCTTCAACCGCCGCCTCTACCTGCACCCCGGCCTGTACGAGCCCTGACCGCTCTATAAAGCTCAATATATTTATCCCTAAAATAAGTTACGAGTGACACGCATGTCAAGAATATTGGTAATTAATATTGACAGATGATGTTCTAGTCATCGTGGTGCTGCTACAAAATGTTATACACATTATTGAACATTAAACAAACAACTTACACTAAACATTGTTAGATTTTGATACATATTTTCACATATAACAACTACTGTAATGTATTCATAATGTTTACATAAcaatattaaagttttacttcCGTGGGTCGAGGATTTCATAATtctgagttatataaaacttttagtCTGCGGTTGAAAAGCAAGTGCCAGAATATTATATCCATGATTTGTTTAATACCTCTCTTACTTTTAATCTCGTAgtattaattaagtattttaatgcTAAGTAATATTTTCCCTATTAAAGATTAACTTTTGAAATAGCTTAGCGATATGCTGCTTTTTTCCCAAGATAATTCGAACTCTATCTCCAATGGATTTTTACAAACGTTGGATTTGAAAATTACGGATAGACActtcatttatttgtatagttgGTAAGGGCGGACTGGGCGTGGTTGGTGTTTTGTACTCTGCAGGATCGTAGTTAAGGCAATTGGTTCCGAATTTGTTGCACAGAATTGAACTTAAAACTGATTTTGTACCGCGGAAAATAATGAAGTGAACGCTTATCAAtgggattttctttatttaccgCTAAATAACATCGAGGTTAATTTTActgtaagaaaatattttagaaaaaaatatataatatactaaacataattttaaaaaaaagtgacagaAAAAAGTCTTGATTTGTTTCATggaattgtatttattttataaaatgtattattcgaGACTGaactaaatgttttaattaattattaggaGCTATAAAGCCGCATAAGTATTTGACTATCTGGTCCACGAGCACACTTTCAGAACTAATTTCTGTCCGACTTCATCCTCTTACGATGTGGGGTGCCACTGAGTGAGATACGTATGCTCGGTGTATATATCTTGCAGACAAATAAACATCTGGAGTAAGAGCCCATGATCGCCATCACCTTCCtctttttataatcattttaaagagttgttattagttttatatgGCATATAattacctctatttaaatcctCTATCTTATAATAAGGGTTACATGATGGGCAATAAGGAGAGCTATGATGGGACGAAGAAGTAACACTACGTGATAAAATgcggagatccgtaaaagaacagAGTAACCGACAATAGCTCAACAAGTTGCGAAGCTGAATTGGCTATGGGCGGTGCACATAGCTCGGTAAACCGAGAAACGAGTTGGAatgtcccaaggtgttggaatggccccgcaccggtaaattGGCGTTGGTtaaacaaggtggacagacaacatcaaacgaCTCGCTGGTAgacgctggaagcaagcggcctaggaccgtGGATTATGGAACGCcctaaaaaaacctatgtcgAGCAGAGGACGTCAATCGTTTGAAGTGATggtgaatattaaatttattatcatcgaaaaaaaattgtgaaaatacgagtatattttatataactaatgcatttacatttaaattatttctcaataaattttattgattgaCGTATTTTTGTACATAGTATAGTGAAGGCCGAACCAAAGCGTCCTATCAGAGTTCTTGGCGCTGGGCAAATTTAAGTACTACGTCCGACCAATCAAAAGGCGGAGTTTTTCAAAAACTTATATGATTGGTCCAACGCAATGACAGGCCACAATGCCTTGGTTTGGTCGTCTATaggatattaattaataatacaaaacacaTTCTCTAAAAAtgccttttatttaattacaacacgtacaaaaatatatacatagtataaGAGTTTCACAACAATAAACGTTCAGTTTTAATGATAAGAAGGATCAACGGATGAAGAAGTTATCAACGTCCAATCAATATAAAGAGCTTAACAAGttaattttttctcttttattggTGTTTTCACCAAATCCAATTTCAATTCCAACAACAACATAGGAAAGGATATATTAAAAGTACACAAATATTATCGCCTGAAAGTCAGCTAAGACCGACCGAACAATTTTGCAAGCTAGCTTTACGCGGAAAATTAGTTAAGTAGCGACCATATTTATCTTCCGTATCCAAGATAACGAACAGAATAACAAATCTGTATTAAAAATCACTGCTGTGAACAAATTGACAaggtagatatttatttatctgtgggAAAGGGATCATGCTTGCGTAGTTGTCGCTCGGTCTAGCCTCATCCTCACCCTCGAATACTGAAACACCTGTACACTGTACACGCGTCCACACGTGTGCGCTTCACCTTGCGTCTATAGAAGGCACAGGTCCATGATGGAAGCGCGTAGTGTGGAAATACAGATTTAAATGAAACGCACCTCTTATATTATAATGGTTCCCGTCGCATGTCAAGGGTTTTAAATGATGAATTGGTCGCTTACCAGTACAGGAGCAGTTATTTGTACAATTACTTTTTACAAGTTAATACTTAAGATGCGCTTAGCAGTTAAATGGCGTTTCAGAATTCTGCTGCACCATCGATGTTAATAGACATGCCGCAAATAcgttcattaataataaataatattgttttcaatCCTAATACTTGGGAGGttaattttttaagataaaacttaaatggttaagttttcaaataacgttaaaaagaaaaataataatgagtGCGTTTGGCTTGCCGTCTATTAATCCAATCTTACAATTAGCTTGATTTACGATTGTATTTATGCCTTAGGCCTTTGTATATACACACATCGATGGTCGCTTCACATTTGGgcgttttaattaagtatacgAACAACCCTTCCGATAGAAAATgctttttttcgtttatttttttttattctacaccAATCGGAACGCGCCATAGCGAGGTGGCTTTAAGTAATTTTCATCGCCGAGaaattttgaaaacaaatttCGATGTCGACACTCCTCGAACCATAAATCTCAAGCGTGAGTCTGAAGCGAAAATGATATTGTCATCTTTTATGATTTGATTAGCTCGATTCACTTGGAATTTAAGTAGAAGAAAAATTGCTTGCTGCGCGTACATATTAGTGTAGAATTAAGGCGATATTGTAGAAGTGACGAAGGCGGATCTTTAACACGGACACATTCTCGTTCACAAATCAAGAATGGCTTTAGTTACGCAAAGATTGTAGCACGGAACCGTTACATAATCGATATATGGAAGAAATATTGTTTCCGTGCCACAACCGGTCTCGCCACTACTATAATcccaataaatatattctaccgATCGGAAATGGACGCCATGAAAACGTTCAATTTGCTAAGATTAAGAGATTGGCGGACGCATCTTCGCTCACTGAACCTGCTGTTACTGTCGCACCCAAGTATTTGTTGTGGATTATGGTCCTTTTTGAAAACTTCCGCATACAAATTATTCTTTTCTAGCCATCTCTGCATCGGAGTAATCAGCGAACTTTGGTACAGCCAGTTCATGACAGATGTTTTCGACCACCAAGGCTCGAAGGATTTCCAGTCGTAAAGAACGACGGCGTCGAACCAGTTTCTCTTCGTTTCTATGGTCTCCTGGTACTTCAACCACTGGTTGCAGCACTCGAAGTTAGTTGGCACCGAGTCTTCGTTCAGTCCATACACAGTATCGTAGGTTTGTGTTTCAACAGATCCATTTGAAAGGTTAGGTATGATTTGAGTGGTCCTGAGAGGAGAGGCAGGGGAGATATTAGTAGACAGGGTAGTTTTCGCGACACCGTGCGCTAGTAGTAACACCACGGCTGAAGTTAGAAGTGCAAGAATCGTAGAAAGACCCAGTATTGCGTCTCTAGCTATAGCGGCGGCTAAAGTAGCGTCGCAGGTCGCCGCGAGGTCAGAGTAAGTGAAGAACCCTCGCGATTGCGCCTGTTTCAGCGCGACTTGTCGCTCCAGCCACAGAAGGCCTGATTCGAAGGACTTGTCACTCACGTACACGTTCCAATCCTAAAAGACAATTCTTATGTAgatttgataaatttttatacaaaaaacgtgtgagttagaagttatacttctttggcgtaacaagataaaaatcttttcaaaaattttatctaacGCCTTATTTTACGAGGAGgaaacgacactaacaaaagaaaaaaggcatttaatacatagaaagttttattgtaacgatTTTATCTAGTTacctcattatcggaccaccaagtttcactgaacattaaaatttcaagatttttgtacaatttaatcaattaaatcgccggaatgagcccgctgacttgacaattgaaagtgtacactgtcaattttttttttttgcgaactTTAAATatcgactatagctaacttgtAAAAAGttagctggcggacgatgtattcgcCTCTCACACGGTTTCCATAATAAAATCGTGCAATTATTTGCGCGCGCATTTCATTACATCgcataatttcactcccatgattttttcctcaCGCCGCTAAAGACTTAAGTTACTAGGATGTTAGCAGATGCTAAtaggaatattaaaatttaacgtgAATATAATTTCACGTAGCCAGATTCCCTTgattatatgtttttaaattagatttttataaatgattGATGACGCACCACAAGATTATAAATGCACACAAAAATCAGTGCCCACCAACTTGCATTGGagctagtatatacatatattgaaGCCCTAAATTCCTGTTCTACAATGGAGAAGGCGGCACCCTTCAATGGGACATCAATTTGAATTCCAGCAAGAATATTAGGTACTGTAATATATAGTGTAGAAGAGTTTTGCACCCTACACATTGATGAAGCTCTAACCGTGACACATAAAACTCTCAAAGCcatgaaatagtaaaaaaaaaaaaactcactatAGCGCTAAGGAATTCTACTTCTAATTTCTTGAGCTGATTAAGGTCGAGTCCCCCGGAGGCCGCCCACTCCGAGCAGATCACTTCATCGTCTTCCCCATCGTCTTGCAAGAACTTATTGCTCACCATCTGCAACATaacatttattgaaattatttcgAAGGCTGTTCATAAGTTGCCCAGCTTtggagcgaggttactataacgACTGGACAACCATTTGGCATCAATAAGGATCAAAGTGTTTAAAGGACTGCTCGTGTATCCACTTCTCCCAAGAATATTTTcttattctataatatattagCTAGGGTCAAATCAATAACAATAGGAGACTAGCCTCTATTAGAGTTAGCACATTAATGTAAACCCAACAATAACATTGGGCGTTCGCGTTATTTGTTCGTTTTATGGAAAACCAAAAGAGAGATAGTTCTGCTTTAGTTACAGATTCACGTAACTGATGCATTAAAATTATgactggaaaaaaaaatttagattctCAACCAATACTAAGTTACACACAGTACTGGAAGCCCTAAAGAAATTTGAATGACTTGCCTAATTCAAATTTTCTGAGTTTGAGTTTCTATGTTAATAGATATaagaatatgtaaataaaagttaagGACCTTAATGGTGACATTGCACCTTTTTTAAAGAGCAagtggaaacccatcgcctataaacagagcagcacttcgcagggtatgcgagggGCACGTCCTGCgaagtgccgtcctgtgtccatcaatctgaggcgtcgGTGGTAAGCAGCATGtgtagcaatgctgcttggtggcagaaataagcatggcggtagtacttttcGGAAGAGTTACTAGATTTGCGACTACCGGCCAAGTAAGATCGTGCGATTAAGACGTTACCAATGAGATGAGGAAGAGATCAGCGGGCGCAGCAGAGCACAGGTATTCGGCGTTGGAGCGCTTCAAGCGCTCGAGGTACAGGATGGCCAGCACGAGCGCGCACGGCGACACGCAGGCGGAGCGGGCGATGCGCGCCGCCGCGTCCGCGTGCAGGCGCCGCAGCGAGCGCCCGCGCTGCGCCGCCGACCACGCCTCGCACGAGATCTCTGCGACCGACTCAACCACTCAAGCCTGCAGCTCTACACTAAGGCCACTTTTCCTGTCCTGCGGGTTTTCGGCACGCCTAGCGCGTGCCTGTAGTTAAACTGCGTCCCGCAAGAGTGAATACGAAATTATAGTGTACGTGCCGACCAGATACGCACGCGGGTACACGTCCGCACAGGAAAAAAGCGCGAAGGAGCGCATGCAGCACAAAGGGTAGTTAAGTTTCACTCTATCATGGCCACATTATTAAtggtgttataataaaataagacaatagctgtggaaatcgaacacacagtcttggactcagaaaacagggtcgctgttCACTGCGCCAaatgccaatcggccgtcaataaaataataagtaccaACTCAATGAATTTGGTAAATTATTGGGTGACAACTTTGACAGGCAAAAGTAAGTGACATCTTaagtacatttatatattattaataaattactagttgtaccctgccacgcttcgctgtggcacatagTGATTGAATTGTTgtgtaaaatagataaaaacaatccttaatgcatattatcatcacatcacatcaaccggtagacgtccactgctggacataggtcttttgtagggagttccaagttccacgattctgagccgcttggatccaacggctacctgcgacgcgcttaatgtcgtctgtccacctcgttgggggtcgaccaacaaaataaaatgcatattatatatcatgctaaaatttcagcctgaccattgcagaactttttggactaaagatgtccctcctacttcgagaggcaaccagtattatttggaaattataaatagttgcaatcattgactgcaaatcttacatagactcttccgcatttaaatttttagtagtagtacctattaaagcattttgtggccaagcttgtccagggaagtccctactacccccatgcctatttaagctgctacgCAGGtttccagtccgaagggtgtcatttcataaGATGTGTTTCTTGCATAGCATtaaaagtgttcctctgtttatgtaacataTAGTATTTTAATCCTGGGTTCCAGAGCTTCTCTACTACTGGGCTCTGGAGAATCATAATAGGACTAACATACATTTAATAGGCTGAAAAACACATTATTCATGCATAAAATACACACAAGTCTTGTAAAAA
The Pararge aegeria chromosome 6, ilParAegt1.1, whole genome shotgun sequence genome window above contains:
- the LOC120624339 gene encoding caspase Dronc: MQEEHRKAIQSNFTSLVEQTDLDLMVSSLYEKGVFSEQMIEPYKDTSKEVRNRKRQLYLDVMRRGPEAFGHLLDSLSEAGYWDLVRELDPDSSLHVRPPRHPVPSTSKISNESNFVSLSTEKKKSKTGVELNKNNLECFPPKDPLYPSGEAPGQDMPDPSRIPQFHVVKSTKFTEDDGDDIKLYRTRGRNRGFLVVFSYIEFPNNMEPYRHGVDVDCKNLKYLFNELGFKVLSYQDLTRSETLDTLKFLKRVIVDTECVFVVVSSHGYELTGSSDNDIRCHDGKLIRISEIVDHFNNKNFPALRDIPKVFIFQLCRGSDEDYLPRRAVADGTARPERARLAPPPEPARARVYSDILIAHSTLPGRVSYRDGAAGSWYIQTLCGVFAARAHDCHVEKLFTLVDMQLHALFHIQTSSVDRWGFNRRLYLHPGLYEP
- the LOC120624340 gene encoding protein CNPPD1, with translation MPNISKRRKDGSRAKIKTMGDHKEFLKRITKTLYYGELPSLPCLSLPVTEISCEAWSAAQRGRSLRRLHADAAARIARSACVSPCALVLAILYLERLKRSNAEYLCSAAPADLFLISLMVSNKFLQDDGEDDEVICSEWAASGGLDLNQLKKLEVEFLSAIDWNVYVSDKSFESGLLWLERQVALKQAQSRGFFTYSDLAATCDATLAAAIARDAILGLSTILALLTSAVVLLLAHGVAKTTLSTNISPASPLRTTQIIPNLSNGSVETQTYDTVYGLNEDSVPTNFECCNQWLKYQETIETKRNWFDAVVLYDWKSFEPWWSKTSVMNWLYQSSLITPMQRWLEKNNLYAEVFKKDHNPQQILGCDSNSRFSERRCVRQSLNLSKLNVFMASISDR